The following proteins are encoded in a genomic region of Anticarsia gemmatalis isolate Benzon Research Colony breed Stoneville strain chromosome 17, ilAntGemm2 primary, whole genome shotgun sequence:
- the LOC142979701 gene encoding phospholipid-transporting ATPase ABCA3-like, with protein MCDVTLLDEPSAGVDVAARRRLWAALRKALKQQRSIVITSHSMDEMESLCSRIAIMCSGRVGALGTPAGLRADHAAGHAVVFKVKHQGDQVDGASTVNALESKMRQTFNCSQKDKHETMLHYHINETMRYSELFAELEALRREFPYLIEDYSVTETTLEEVFLSLAREDRAAQDV; from the exons atgtgtgacgtcactctgcTGGACGAGCCCAGCGCCGGCGTGGACGTGGCCGCCCGGCGCCGCCTGTGGGCCGCGCTCAGGAAAGCGCTCAAGCAACAACGATCTATTGTCATCACCTCACACAG CATGGACGAGATGGAGTCCCTGTGCAGTCGCATCGCTATCATGTGCTCGGGGCGCGTGGGCGCGCTGGGCACGCCGGCGGGACTGCGCGCCGACCACGCGGCCGGACATGCTGTCGTGTTCAAGGTCAAGCACCAGGGAGACC AGGTGGACGGTGCATCGACTGTGAACGCGCTGGAGAGCAAAATGAGACAGACTTTCAACTGCAGCCAGAAAGATAAACATGAG ACAATGTTACACTACCACATAAACGAAACGATGCGCTACAGCGAACTGTTCGCTGAACTGGAGGCACTCCGCAGAGAGTTCCCCTACCTCATCGAAGATTACTCCGTCACGGAGACCACCCTCGAGGAGGTGTTCCTCTCGCTAGCTAGAGAGGACAGGGCCGCACAAGACGTATAG